The genomic DNA GATAAATCTGTAATAGGCATGACACAATATTACAGGTCGCACATGTGCCTTTGGtggcttgtgttttgtttgtgtgataaGAGTTGAACTAAATCAGATAATTTAACTGTGAGATCAAAGCTTTAAATGTTCCTTGGATTTATTCTAAATGATTTTCCCTGAGAGTTATATAAGCTCACAATGATCATGTGAGGAATTTCACAATGAAACAGGTGGCTATGCCTTAAGAAATGTTTATGAACggaagattaaaaacaataataacatcatcattGATTTACAAAGACACTTAATACACCCTGCACACTGTACTGCAGTTGAACTTTCAAACCACAGACGAGTTTGGCAGCGAGGAGCAAAGATATATGTtcaaagaaacaataaataatgcatTCACATCTTTTCATCTCTGAAAATAGCATGAAATGGAATCAAACATCGAGCTCAACGAGATCACAACATCGCGGTGCGGTGCAGTTCAGCAAAGGACAGTCTgtaaatgtgcttttatttctgtttttaataaacagtaTCACTGAGGTAAGCAAAACACAGCATTTTAAGCAAAACCAACGTAACAATCTTTGCTGCCTTACCTTTAACCTTCCGAAGGAAACCGCTTAGAGTTTCTGTTTGCCCCTCATTCCAAAAGTTTGTCAATCACACCGCCATCGCACGCGTATAAAGGTATCAATCAACGATTAGACTCAATTTCCCAGAATGCACGCTGCCTCAAGCGGAAACGCCTCAAGCGGAAACGGCTCCATGGAAACGACGGGCTGGCGTGTCCCTGGATCCGAGCACGGTTAGCTGCTGGCGTGAATCTGTGAAGGAGGCTTTCACGTACGCTGACTAGTTCACTGCTCTCCTGCGAAGATGAGTCGGATGCCCGATGCCAGAGCGAGGTAAGAGCCACTCAACACACGTCAACACCAACACGTCCGCTAACGTTAGCTGCAGCGGAACGAGTGCTCTGTACGCTAACGTTAGCGTTAACGAGAAACCGCAACGTGTTAGCTAGCTGCCGGAGTTGGCTACATTATCCGTTTACAAAAACATGGCGATATAACTGTCTAGGAGTTATTGTTCAGTCAAGTCAAGTGTCTCATTCTCAAATAGCTGTTAAGCTATCTGAGTCTATAAATAGATGAATACATTGTTGCACTTAGCTGGCCAAGTGTCTGAGTCATCCACAATGATGAAATAGTAACAAGATGTGTTGGTTAAGACAAAGATTAAAGCagaaaattgttattattattatatatataattattattattgtacattttttccttcttctttaaTTTTCATCCCCACACTGCTGCCCTTCACCCTCTCCAGGGACAACCAGACGAGGAGGATCCAGGAGAACATCACCAATGTGGAGAAACATTTTGGGGACATGTGCCAGCTGTTTGCCGCCTATGTCCGCAAGACGGCCAGGCTACGAGACAAGGCCGACCTCCTGGTACGAGAAATCGGGCTGTACGCAGACACGGAGACACCGAGCCTGAAGAGGGGCATGAAGCAGTATGCCGACCACCTGGCTAAGATTCAGGACTACCGCCAGGCTGAGGTAAGTCTGCAGAGGCTTACGTCCTGCTGCTTTGGTGACTTTGTGTTCACAGCCAAAGTTGAAACCTAACATAAACTCATCTACCTTGCAGGTGGAGAGACTTGAGGCCAAAATCCTGGAGCCGTTAAAAAGCTATGGAGCTGTAGTGAAACGTAAAAGGGTAAATATTAATGCGATCCACAGCCATGTTGACATCCGGACTTATTCCAAATGACAAAGACCATGATTCAGTTGCAATTGTTGTAAAATTAGGACAATTATTCCAATGAGAAACTtgttagagattttttttactgcaaaaatgtttacatatataAACGTATGTATCACTTTTCACAGCTTTCacattactttttgttttatcacattTGAAAATCCCCCAAAGAAGTCGAAATGATTTACTTGCCTGTACATCTTCCCTAATTTGTGCTTCAGTTGCATCTAAACTACAGCAGCTTCTATTCAACGTTAAATGTTCTCTGGCCTACAAGAATTCCGTGATCCTGTCACATATGAGGACATAATGTAGTTTGGATCACAGATGGAGTTACTGTCTTGATCAGTACCACTGCATGGCCACATGAGTGCACTATTGACTTAATGATAAAATCCAAATGTCTCACAAGCCATTCTTTGTCAGCCAGCCCAATggtccccgttgtgggacgaataaaggataCTCTTATCTTATCTACCCTAGTCAGTGTCCAGTTTTGATCAGGATCAAAAATATCTTGCTGGTATGAGGAGTATCAAGTTTCTTTGAGACATTTGGACTCTTTGTCACACAATGCAGTGCAGCACTAAGCAAAGTATTTAAAATAGATTTATGCCTATTCTACACTTGATTTCATGATGTACGAAATAAATTTTCCATTAAAGCTGAAACAATATGCTTGTACCACTCAACCCATTTGTTTAACATTACCAACGACATCAGAGATAACCGAGAAACTAGCACGACAGGGTGAACTTGAGGGCGTGATTGGGAAACACAGAGGTTAACCAAATACTTCAAGTCCAAGTCCTCTGTATTTAAATCAGTATCGCTGTGACTTTACGTAATGACTACTGTGTccttgtgtgcttgtgcatcCATGCAGGAGGATCTGAAGACGACTCAAAGTGCCAGAGACAGAGAAGCCAAACAGATGGCTCAGCTTGAGAAGACCAGACAGAGAAACCCTTCCGACAGGCAGATCATTGTATCCTTCccatgtttcttttctctgatagtgaaaatacaaaaagaagaCAATGTTACCAAATCTgcttttatactgtatatttgattCCAGGTGGCGCCTTGGGTACAGCTGAACTCTTTAGTTAGTtcaacaggaaaataaaatgtagacTGTTGATCTTGTCAAGATTGAAAAGTTTGTACTCGGTGCAATAACATTGATTGTGTAGTTCACGATCCACTTGCAGAAATATATTAACACAAACGACAGGGACATATTTTCATCTTTCCTTGACCAAGCCTTCAGTCTCAGGTGTGTTCCATTTAACCTGCGTATCACTGGTGATGAATGACCTCATGAGACACCACACATTTCAGAGTTGcgttgaaatggaaaaaacaacaactccaacaTTAACCAGTGGTGAATGTTTGGTTTTCAAATGCAGTGACAGCTGCAGCTTTTCACATCACTCTTTATTGGTGAAGTGCATCATGGGAGTTGACTTGTAACTGACTCACAAACTCCCTGCAGTTTCTTTACAAGAAGGTGTTTAGTCATCGTCTGACCAGTTCTACACCTACAGCACCTGTAGGAACTGAAAAAGCAGCTCATCACGTGCTCTCCCATGTGTGTagcaatttgttttaaaattgcaTGTTTGCAGAAGACAAAAAATTGCAGAAACTATAAATTTCCCTTCCCGTAGATGGAGCGTATTATCATGTAAATATCTGAAGGGCTTTGGCCAGTAAATGCCTCTGGTTGGACTGTAAATGCAGGTCTTAAACTGATGCCACTGCAGTTTTACTACTGGGTGATACTGGCCCGGTTTCAGGTCCTTCACATTAATGACACTGCCAAATACAAATTGGCACTAATTCCCTCAGTAGTCAAATCAATTAGTACAAAAGGTTGGATTTTAAAGTTAATACATCAACTGTGATACACTGATGCTGTCTGCTTTTGATGGCTAATGCTTCTTAACCATAACGTGTTGTGTTCATTCGATATGTTTTCCAAGTGTTGCtgtattttccttttgatttgCCACCAGGCTGAAAGTGAGCTCCAGCGAGCCACCATGGATGCCACGCGGACAAccaagcagctggaggagaccaTAGATGACTTTGAGAAGCAGAAGATACGGGACATCAAGGTCCACCACGCTGAGCTTTCTGTCAACCTCAAACTGAGAATAACGATATCTGTTGTGGTCTGTTGAAGCAGTGGGTGACAGTGAAGTAAAACCAGTCAGGGATGATTTGAAACTTATTTTCTGTCATCTGCCCACACACCTTTTAATCATAATTCAGTTGTTTGAAACTATTCTTACCATGTCATTTTAGAACTCATTCTCATGTCCCATAGCCACCAGGAAGTTGtgattaataacaataatcttTTCGTTGGTGAAAGATTATACATTTCTTTCCCCTTGTAGAAGATATTTGGGGACTTTGTGACAGTGGAGATGTCATTCCACGCCAAGGCCTTGGAGATGTACACCTTTGCCTATCAGAGCATTCATAgcgtggatgaggaggaggacctgGAGGTAGGTCACCCAGTCATTTTCCAGCGTGACGATGTCTGTGTATAGGAAAATCTGATGTGTAATTATTGAGAAACATACTGTGTATTTAAGTGTGTCACAGTACTTGAGGACAAAAGCTTATGAGTTTTTATATACACCCTATGCTTTGTACTCGATTGACCTCACGGTTATATTTAACAAATTAAGCCTTCACGGTCTTACATGGCTATTACTCATCAAATTGTTGCTCATATGTACTCCGCAGTCCACACCCTTTTACTGATGTGGTAACTTTCAGGTAACCCGTGCGACAGACGCACAATCCAGAGTCATTCTACATATGTTCATCTGTTTACAGCTTGGTTTGAGAGGTTTGCTGAACTATTTAAAGAGCTAAGCCAGTAGAGACAAGACAAAAGGATCAATGATATTCAGCGAGCGAGTTTCCTCCTGCAGATGTCCCTTGTGCTATTTTCCTCCACCCCTCGCCAtctcatctgtgtgttttcGCACTGAATCATCTACCTTCCATTCATATCGAAGCGAAACTCCTCACCCAGCCAAGGCTGTTTTTCAGTGACTCATAGCACAAAGCATGGCAGATTGAATCATCTCAAAGGGACAATGACAGGCATGAAGATAATCCTGATCAAGAGCCtgtgtggatatatatatatatatatatatatatatatatatatatatatattcttcctGAAACTCTACGTTGTGTagtataaaatattcaaaatgttgcCTAATATTCCTAAGCTTTGTTTGAGGGCTGAATGATATGCAAAGATATTGTGATTGTGGTATGCGTCACACAAATGAACATACTATCATCCTAAAAGACGCGTAGTATGCTTAGAAGTGCATTTTAATAGCtgaattaaaatattataaatcatgtgcaaaatgtgtaaagaaaaaaaacattcaataaaAAACCAGAAGGAGTTCAGGTGTTCATCAACCTTACAGTCTGTGGGATGAAGCCTGGTTGATATCTGTATGTTGTGACACATCTGACCTTCATCAAAACATCACAGCTCCTGTGATTTGGATGTTTCACTCTTGCAATTTCAGTAATATTCCAATCCAAATTCTGCGCTCTTTCTGTGTACACTACAATACGATTAcccataggtgtgtgtgtgtgtgtaggcattacttcctttcctctgtgtctctggaAAAAGTCTAGTGCCTCCCAATGTCTTTTGGCAGGTGTTCAGGAGTTCACTGCACCCCCCTGACTACCAGTCACGCTTAGACATAGTGCGAGCTAATTCCAAAACCTCCCTCGATCGGACCGGGTCCTTCCTGAGTACGTCAGGAACCCTACAGGTAAGAAGCAGACAACGCTTAGACGCTTAACTTTTGAAACAAATACGAGAATTTCCCCCCGCAAGTTCCCCCTTTAACTACATCTCTCGTTATGACActgatttttctctcttgccTTTGACAGTCCAAGTTTAATTATGAAGAATCCCCATGTCCTTTATTGAACCCAGTAGTTTTCCTCACACCAGGAGAGACTGGTGCTCGATAACAGCAAGTCTTATCAGTTCTGCCAGGGTTTGTGTGTGGCATCACCCCAGCCATCTTTCACTTTGAATTTCCCCATGTCATGGCATGCCAGACGCGTCATGCATTTCCTCATACATTCACAGTGAAACCACAACATTTTAACAGTGTTACTGCACTAACTTATGCATTTATAGGATTCCCTTGTAGAGCGTCTGGACAGCTAGTCTTCACATTCTCACTGAATGGGGAGTTtcatttgagatgttttttgaaGAACATGCCGTCTCTAGGTATCTTCTATCTAGAGATTCTAGCTCACAGAGGCAGATTGCAGTTTACAGCTGTCATCAGAATGTGCCTCAAAAACATCCTGTGTCACATTTTGAGATCATACCTTGTTTCCTTGATTAAGTTTTTGATTTTAATCTCGTTAAAACtgctaaacaaaaacacacttgcaGTCTGGTAAGCAGCTTGAGAATTGGATTCCAGACCCTGTTTGCTTTTCTATGAAGGAACAGTCCGTCAACATTAGACATATTTATGGTCATATAATACAACACCACAAGTGACAGCGAATGTAAGCGAAAGAAATATGGTGTCAGTGCATGTTGCAGTGTGTTCACACCTGTAACCCGTATTGTCTCTGCTCTTAACCACAACCCTCAAGATAAATATTCAGATGAAAACGGATTCCACAGAATCACCCGTTGTGATCACTGACTACCCGCTGCGTGTTTTAGTTGCACagtgatggggttttttttgttgtcacagCAACAAAGACCTAGCAGTCAGCAGACGAGAggtgagcaggaggaagaggacaacgaagaggatgaagaggaatctgatgaggaggaggatgacgaggatgaAGAAGACACAGACGATGAAAATTGAATTCTCTTCCCCTTTGCGTTGTCCTGTGGGGAGAAAAAGGTGATATCAAAACATGTATTAACTGTTTGATTCTGTTCTAAAAGAAAAGGGATGTCATTGCCAAAATCACCTCAGACACAGGTGGTCTGTGCAGTATTGTAGTGTTGTAGCTGTCCGTCTTTGCAATATTTTTATATCGCACACGTTACCAAACAGTGCACTGTATGTTCACAAGtctttataaataaaagaaaatcaatttgcTATGTACCTCTTTGTTCCAATGATTTGCTGTTCTAATATGTACATGGTGTACCCTCAGTCcctttgcataaaaaaaaaaaagccagcagAGCGGGTGATTGTCATTTTAGAATAAGAGTGTGAATCAGTGCAAGTGATGATACTTACATGACGACTGCAGATGAAAGTGACTCATCTCCACAGACACGCAAAAGTCTGGGACATtttgctttatatatatatatatatatatatatatatggcactGTATAAAAccacttgtgtgtatgtgtgttacagAATGTGTTGTCTGTCACAGTGGAGGCTGCTGGCACCGTCAGCTGACAGCTCCTGTGTCCGTCTTGCATGAGTCACTCGGCACATTTATCATTCCTTAGGTTTCCGTGTCATGATGAATACTTATCTGcccctggacacacacacacacacacacacacatactgcacacaGTACAGGCTCATACAACtattgacaaacaaacaatatttgtaCTTTAACACTTGTGTAAATTACAGAGCCATCGTGTCACCAACATgttattttttgctgttgtttgcCGACTACCTCCCTTACAGCAACACTGACTATCTCAGTGACTCTAAGATAAAGGCTGCGTAGGTGGTGTGTCATCATCCCTCCGCGCAGTGGCACGTTAATgcatataaatgtgtatatgtgtatgcaAGCTAACACACACTCGCGTACCAGTTTGACTGTGGTGCACTGTAGCTCTGAATGGCCTGTGCTGCGATGAGTCATCACCtataaagtgtgtttgtgtgagtcagAGAGCTTTTCCAGTTGCAGATAAAACCTAAATCCTCCACTCCCTGGTCGTGGAGCACAAGAATGGACGGGGAATGGTTAGAGGAAAGAGTCGTAAAAGAATCAAAAAGAAATGAGCATAAAAGTCAAGAGGTAAAATTAAAGGCCAACCATCATGTTAGTCGAGAGTCGAAGGTATGGAGGGAGACGAGAAGTGCCTATGACTCATTGACTGTCAAAAACAAGGAGGGATGCACATGTCAGGCACCAGATGTGAGGAGAAACGAGGGGGCGgagtatggggggggggggggggggggggggggggggggggggggggggggggggggggggggggggggggggggggggggggggggggggggggggacagttgAGAGAGGTCAGTCTTATCCCCTGGTCCTTATCATTAAGTCTGGCTGGTTGGCCCTCGGCGTCACATCGCTCAAATCAaatccagctcctgcagcacaTGTCGGCCTCATGCAGCTGCCTCAATATGCAGCACCTTTCCCTGGAGCACTGTGCCACTGATCTTTGCCAGAAGCAAGATTAAAAAGCTGTGTGCCACAGGTTTTTATTCTTCGGACATCAAACTGAATGTCTTCCACATTCACCATTTAATGGAAACTTACAGTCCCTACACTATActtctatttttaaataaataatgtgttttcCAAGGTTGAATTGATGTACAGTACCTCTGTTCCCAGGGTTGTTCACTTCTTCCGAGCCCCCACCAGAGGGTGATGTTTAAAAGTTTTCTTACCTGCACTGCATAATTTTGGGAACATGAAgacattgtgttctttttcaacCTGTGGGTAGTTGCAGTGCGTTTCTGTGCATTGCATTTTATCGTTCGCCTCCTTAAAGAAGGAGGCTGATTGCATTTTGAAAGGCCC from Scophthalmus maximus strain ysfricsl-2021 chromosome 22, ASM2237912v1, whole genome shotgun sequence includes the following:
- the cibar1 gene encoding CBY1-interacting BAR domain-containing protein 1 isoform X1, with product MSRMPDARARDNQTRRIQENITNVEKHFGDMCQLFAAYVRKTARLRDKADLLVREIGLYADTETPSLKRGMKQYADHLAKIQDYRQAEVERLEAKILEPLKSYGAVVKRKREDLKTTQSARDREAKQMAQLEKTRQRNPSDRQIISQAESELQRATMDATRTTKQLEETIDDFEKQKIRDIKKIFGDFVTVEMSFHAKALEMYTFAYQSIHSVDEEEDLEVFRSSLHPPDYQSRLDIVRANSKTSLDRTGSFLSTSGTLQQQRPSSQQTRGEQEEEDNEEDEEESDEEEDDEDEEDTDDEN
- the cibar1 gene encoding CBY1-interacting BAR domain-containing protein 1 isoform X2; this encodes MSRMPDARARDNQTRRIQENITNVEKHFGDMCQLFAAYVRKTARLRDKADLLVREIGLYADTETPSLKRGMKQYADHLAKIQDYRQAEVERLEAKILEPLKSYGAVVKRKREDLKTTQSARDREAKQMAQLEKTRQRNPSDRQIIAESELQRATMDATRTTKQLEETIDDFEKQKIRDIKKIFGDFVTVEMSFHAKALEMYTFAYQSIHSVDEEEDLEVFRSSLHPPDYQSRLDIVRANSKTSLDRTGSFLSTSGTLQQQRPSSQQTRGEQEEEDNEEDEEESDEEEDDEDEEDTDDEN